The genomic window AAAAACCCTGTTACTGCTTCAGCTGCATGATCTGTTCCTATCACTGCTCCTTGATACATACCCGCAACAGCATATTGGGCAATCATCCGTTGCCGAGCTTTAACATTACCTTTTACGAAATCACTTATCGAGATATCTGTTTCTTCTAGAGCCTGAACCATGGCATCAACGCTTGATTTAATATTGACTCGTACGCTCTCATCTGCGCCCATAAAGGTTATGGCATCAATAGCATCTTTTTCATCTGCTTGTTCCCCATAAGGCAAGCGAATGGCAATAAAACGATAAGCTACATCGCCCGTTTCTTCACGCAATTCTGTCATCGCCATTTGAGCTAATTTTCCACTAAGTGTTGAGTCTTGTCCACCACTAATCCCCAATACCAATGCCTTTAAAAAAGGATACCTAAGCATGTAGGCTTTTAAAAAATCAACACTTCGTCTAATTTCAAGTACGACATCAATTTCAGGAGCAACATAAAGCTCTTTAATGATTTTATTTTGCAAGTTTTGCATTGTTTTTCACTCTCATTTCGAAGTATTTTTTATTATTTCAGTATATCATAGTTCAATCTTCAGCTCTATTTTTTCAAATGATAGTTTGTGTCAAGTTTTTCTCGGTCGTCCTATTACTAGGCTAGTTTGGCGTTCTACTTTTGTACACCTATCTGCTACCGCACGGCTTTGCCGTTTGCTGGCCCATCTGTTTGGAGAACGTTCCAAAAAAATGGAACCTTCCCCAAACAGACAGGAATTATCGAAAACTTTTAATTAACTGCCCCATTGCTGAAGAATGAGGGGCATACAACGGAATCGTTCCTTTCTTTGCCCCAACTGACTGACGCGTCTTTTGATGCATTAAAGACGATACACGAACGGTTTGTTTCACCTTACGTTGTTGTCTTGTACTTCTAGTTTGCTGGTGAAGATATGTTTCACGTAACGTTTGATTTAAGATCCCTTGTTTCACTTTCACCATGGCTTCACAACCGACTTCGCTCCAATGCATTCCACGTTTTTTCATCCGATAAGAAATATGGCGTTGATTCGATTCCATTGCGCCTAAACCTCTGGCATCCTTCGGTACTTGTTCTACTTTTTCTCGCCAATCAAAAATCCGATCCCAATTTCTTAAAAGATAAGTTCGAAAACTAGTCAGTTTTTCTACTGCTTGTGTTTCTTCTAAGGTACTTTCATAAGTGTCCAACCAGATCGTTAGGGCCTCTAAATCATGTTTTTTAAGCGCTTGATGAATGTTCTGTTTAAAGAGATTACTTTGTACACCAAAAGCACGGTTCAGGCCTTGAAAGATGTGATAAGCGTCTAATTGATTCAACACGGGATAATTCGACTGCGAAAAAGTTTCTTGGAATTTATCTGCGGTATAGCCTGGTCCACCATCGCTATTGGTAATGATTTGAGCGTGTTGTAACGCGTAATGAGTCGCTGTAAAAGCTTGTACTTCTGCCCAAAAACCAGCCGTCTTTTTAGTCGTCATAATGGCTTTAGGCTCCTTCAAGGAGACTCTCTTTCCATTTTTCTGCCAGCCTTCATAAACAAGTGCATGATGAACCTCTAAACTTTTTTTCTTTGTTGTCCCACGGACAAATACACCATCTGCTTCGGCATAGAAATAATCGACTTTTTTTCCTTCTGGTAACGCTGCTGACTCTTCTAGCTCAATCACCATTTCTTCGTCTTCACGCGCTTGTGCTTCTCCCACTCGTTTAAGGAGGCTGCCTACTGTTTGATGGCTCATCGCTACTGCTGTCCATTCTTTCAGTGTTTCAGCGGTGTCCCGATAGGTACACTTACTGGCTAACTCTGCTACTTTGACTTCTACGAGTGGACTATGACGTTGGTATTTTCTAATCCCCAACCACTCATCTAATGGATAATGATTTTGATTCTCTTGATCTGCCATTAAAGTACGACGGTAACGGACAGGCCCAAAAATAAATTGGACTGTTTTCCAATCTTCTCGCTTTACTTTCCATCCTTCTTGTTGCTTTTGTTCCTTAATCGTTTGGTTTACGTGTATAAATATATCTCCTAATAATTCCGTAAATACTTCATACATATAAAGCTGAATAGATTCTTCTGTAGCAATTAAATCGCTTGATTCCTTTATTATTTCGTATAATTTTGATATAATGTTATCCATAAGAAGGCCTCTTCCATTTATGTATTTGCCGCGTAAGCATACATTTATGATAGAATGCCTTCTTTATTTTTGCTAGTAAAAAGATAATATCCTCTCGAGAACTATTTTACACGTACAAATGATAAAGACAAAAAAAGCCCCTTAAAAAAGGACTCTTCTTTTAGCTCTAGCAAACTACTTTATTCTGCAATGTGCTTTTTTATCGCTTTAATAGAATTCATTTTATGATCGTAAGCCGTTTGTGATAAATCAACCGGATAGGATTCTGGATTTAAATTACGCTTATACTCTTCCCATAATGAATTTAAACTTTTCACAGCATATATTTTAATCATCCCAAGTGTTGGCATCTTATAGCTCAACTGGCCATTTACAAAAATATCGACCAATAAAGGGCGAGCTGTGAAATTCGTGACGGTCTTATTGATATAGGTATGAACAGGATGGAACATAAACAGTTCTTTTTCTTGATCTGGTTTTTCATCCCAAAGAGTAATGTAATCCCCTTCAGATTTCCCATCATTGTTGCTTGTAATCCGCCAAACTTGTTTTTTACCGGGTGTGGAGACTTTTTCTACGTTACTTGACAGTTTCATAGTATCAACCATTTCTCCGTTTTCATCTTCGATTGAAACTAATTTGTAAACAGCACCTAGAGCAGGTTGATCATAAGCGGTAATCAGTTTTGTTCCTACTCCCCAGACATCAATTTTAGCACCTTGCATTTTTAAGTTCAAAATCGTTTTCTCATCTAAATCATTTGACGCATAAATTTTAGCTTC from Carnobacterium iners includes these protein-coding regions:
- the nadE gene encoding ammonia-dependent NAD(+) synthetase, translated to MQNLQNKIIKELYVAPEIDVVLEIRRSVDFLKAYMLRYPFLKALVLGISGGQDSTLSGKLAQMAMTELREETGDVAYRFIAIRLPYGEQADEKDAIDAITFMGADESVRVNIKSSVDAMVQALEETDISISDFVKGNVKARQRMIAQYAVAGMYQGAVIGTDHAAEAVTGFFTKFGDGGTDINPLVRLNKRQGGALLKELGAPEHLYVKVPTADLEENNPGLPDEVALGVTYEEIDDYLEGKTIDDKAAKQIEDWYLKTQHKRHLPITPFDDFWK
- a CDS encoding ISLre2 family transposase; protein product: MDNIISKLYEIIKESSDLIATEESIQLYMYEVFTELLGDIFIHVNQTIKEQKQQEGWKVKREDWKTVQFIFGPVRYRRTLMADQENQNHYPLDEWLGIRKYQRHSPLVEVKVAELASKCTYRDTAETLKEWTAVAMSHQTVGSLLKRVGEAQAREDEEMVIELEESAALPEGKKVDYFYAEADGVFVRGTTKKKSLEVHHALVYEGWQKNGKRVSLKEPKAIMTTKKTAGFWAEVQAFTATHYALQHAQIITNSDGGPGYTADKFQETFSQSNYPVLNQLDAYHIFQGLNRAFGVQSNLFKQNIHQALKKHDLEALTIWLDTYESTLEETQAVEKLTSFRTYLLRNWDRIFDWREKVEQVPKDARGLGAMESNQRHISYRMKKRGMHWSEVGCEAMVKVKQGILNQTLRETYLHQQTRSTRQQRKVKQTVRVSSLMHQKTRQSVGAKKGTIPLYAPHSSAMGQLIKSFR